The nucleotide window GACTCGGTATCGCTCAAATGATTATCTTGTGCATCTGTCCTTTTGGAGTTGATACTCGGTTTGCGCCGAAGAAGCCATGAGGGATGATATTTGGACGTCGGCGAACCAATAATGGACGATGTCGATGGGGTTGACTGATGATTTGGCACCGCTATTGAAGCAGATGACTGGATAGCAGAGGGTttatctctttccttctcgccctttTTGAAAGTTATATGGGGAAGAACCATGATGGCAGGAAGAATATTACCATAATATTCCAAGTCAAACAGCAGACAGTTAAATTATTATGCCACCGGGCTACAAATAAAGATGATGCGATTAGCCATCAATCAATGTTATTGCCGGTACCTTGTTCTTGTCACCGGGTAATTAGCCCCTCTTCTCACTTTCGGAACTCTGTACAAAGCTCACTACAAGTTGAATGCTGGGAGAACCGATTTTTGATGAGATGTCAACGCGACAACAATAAGAACAAGGTCAACAATCAACAAGAGAAGACAACAGCAGATAAATATTAACGCGTTTAATTGCTTGCTCGCCATCTTACATGACGCGTACGTGTACCCTTATGCCGCAAACAGCGAATCAGTAAACGTCCCACCCGTCGAccgtcatcgtcattcGCCACACTTCAACTTAGGCCCTTAACAAGACGGACATGCAATCTGAGGACTCAGAAATGGGGTATTGTTGGTGGACGCATCATTATTCTTGTCCTGACGTGTCAACACTCGACatgagcaggaggaaggtgatgacGGACGTCCAACGAGAAATCGCAATGACCAAAGGGCCGGAACAGCAAGGGCCCAGAAGCAACATGAGCAAATCTTATCGAGTTAATTTTCCGAACCTGCGTTCCAGAACTCAGCAAATAGATGACTTTAAGCTTCAGGAATGTCAGCGGAGTCAATGAAGTCAAAGGGAGGCTCAGCTTTTTTTATTTGGGTCTAAAAAAGTTAAGAATCTAGACCCTGAGCTTCAGGAGTCAGGGGGATTTTGACGGCCGTTATTAGTGCGTTTTGTTTGTTTGATGCTGTTTGCTTGTTTGTTCCGTTCCGCCGTCCCAGCTTTAATTATGggtaataataataatgcaATATTTAACGCGTGCTTCCGTCAACATCTCACTCGGAGCCTGGACATTGGAAAAAAATTGAAATGTGAATCCGATCTTTGGCACTTGGCAATGTAATGAATGCTGCAGCATTTTCTTGGCGTAGACCGCTGATAGTCCTCCAAGTGTGGACCGGCAACTTGCAGACACCATGTTCAAGGCACATGATAAGTATCATTTCAAAATAGGGACTAAACAAttatacatatatataataCATCCTACCCAGGTCTATCTATACCAAAGAGGAACACTAAATGAACAATCGTCATCAACAGGTCGTTACTAACGTAAAATATCAACAAGATGTCAAAACTATATTATTGTCGTGTGTATGCTGGATATGCCGTGCTTCATAAACCCAAAAAATGCGCGATAAAATGAAATatgttggagaagaatcAAGGAGTTGAGAAACACAATGTAAGGCCGCTAGCTGTTATTGAGCATATGTGGTCGGTGCGGAATTGTAGGTAAACAAAGAAGAGCCTTTGATATGAACATCGGTAGAACGTTGGTTGTGCTCATATTCGAACGTTGCTTTGGGAACGTATTCCCAAAATTGAGGAGATTGCGGCTGGTGAGCGAATGTAATACATTCGTCGGGGATGAGATTGGGTGTCGGTGGTAATGATTCCCCGTTGGATGAGGTGGTAGGGGAAAGACAAAGAGGGTATCGTGGTGAATCGGAATCGCTTCGCAACGACGGAGTCTCCaggtcatcatcatatgCAAAGagctcttcttgctccGACCAGCTGTCGTCTTCCTTTGGAAGTGACAGCAAAACGGGAGGCTGCGTCGCGGCAATCTTCTGCTGGGCGGAAATGTGGGCATGACGAAGCTCGTCCACTGACATGCTGAAAGTCTCGACCTTCGAAACAAGCTGACGCAGGACAGGTAGAGTAATGCGCTCTTCAGGGTGCACCGTGAATATCTGGGTGAGGATGTAGAGACACTCGTCGGAAACAGGAAGGATTTTACGGAGGAAATGGGGGTCAGCCAGGTAAGAGTTGAACGATTCATCGGAAGGAGAGGCAATTCGCCAAGGGTTGCGCCCGCAAACAAGATTGACGAGAATGACGCCGAGGGACCAAATATCGCCGGAACGAGTAGGATAGGTTTTGTTCTCGGGGAACCAGTCTCCAAGACATTCTAAGGCAAATGAGCATGCCGTTTAAAGCAAGTtaagaggaagggaagacTTACCAGGTGCGATGTAAAAAGTCGAACCACAACCAAACTCGCTCGAGCGCTCCTCTGACGTCGCCAAACCGAAGTCACAGATGCGTACTCGGGTACCGTCCTGAGAGCATACTATGTTCTCAGGCTTAATGTCACGATGACTGATACCGAGAGAGTGCATCCAGGTAACTCCATCAAGAAGTTGTAGGAAGACATTGCGGATGAGTTCATTGTCGCCGACATACTATGGTGGCCATTAGTCATGACCACAAACCATGATAGAAAAGTCCACTCACTCTTTTCTTGTCGGTAATCATAGAGAAAAggtctccttcatctccgtAGTCCATGACAACATAGATATaatcaccttcttcaaataTTCTGTCCATCGTGATGATGCTGGGATGCCCTGACGCGAGACGGTGAAGACCCATTTCTCGCCGTTGAAAGTGCTTTTGACGCTCATCAAGACCGCTTCTTCGCATGCATTTGATCGCCCGGTATACAGGTTGCGGATATCTTGAGTCAACGGCGAGATAGACGACACCGTAGGCGCCAGTACCGATAACAGCAACGAGCTCGATATAACCACCATCAATGAACTGCGGTGATCCACCGGCAACGTGTAAAGGGTTGGCGGACGTTGACATGGCGAAACGGACAGGGACAGAGTGGCTTGAGATGCTGTAGTAGCCGCAGCCGTTGGAAGAGCCGATAACGGCTTATGAAGGAGAGACGTAGAGAGAGGGGGGATAGACTGATTATAGGGCAGGATATACACAGCGACAAGCACGCCGGATGGTAGTAGTATTTACGAATGGGGCCAATAAAAGTGTAGAGATGTTGATGGGTGATGAAGGGGGTGTTGAGAGCAGTCAACGTCTTCAAGACCTGTGGTGATAGGGGAGACAAGAGTTGTCAAAGTAgtgatggatgagaagaaagagaacgGAAACAGGAGTAATAGGGCAGCTCTTCTACTTATTTAGGGAGCAGGGATCTTATGCTTTTCGACTACTGAAGGTTGCAGGTTGCAGATTGCAGAATTCAGGGTAAGTCATATCAAGGTACAAACGGGACTCAAAGGCGGAACGTCGGAGGCGACGAAAacgccaaaaaaaaaaaatcatcTATATTAGCAGAAGGGACGGCGAAGAGCGACAACAGCGAGCACACCACAAAAGTGGACAAGTCGCACATCCCTGCTACGAGTTAGTTCTGATTTCCAATAGTCGGGGTCTTGAGTCTCCAAGCATTCCATCAAGAGATAGCCAGACTTTCCAAACGTACGGAATGCGAACTACCGTAACGTAAGAAGTAACGTGAACGGATgcccttcatcctccatgACCCCTGTGCCATCGACGTCAAATGAGAAGCGCAGAAGTAGCGCAATCATGGAAAGCAAATGACGGATGACGGCCAAGAAAGGTCTGTCAGGCACGTTTTTGGTTTCTCTGGTTACCCTGTCTACGTTTTAAGGATCCTTTAGGGACCGGGGCTCACTGATTAGATTCAGGGGTTTTAGTCCAGGTTTCAAGATCCCCAAGACCACGCCAGCCGGGAAAGGCAGATGGCAGAATGCCCGAGGCTGGAGACCTTATTACAGACTAATAAACAGCGGAATTACGTGCATGAAAAGGGTCTTATTTAGTCAGCTCGCGGCTTGCGAATTACGGGTTCAAATGCTTCTTTGCCCACTTGCTTAATTTCAAATCTTTTCATTACTTCTTTGCTTGGGCTCGCTTCCTGAGTGTATATCAATGTTCACTTACAAATTTACAATTTACGTTTTATTAGCCAAGTGTCTTTTCCCCAACTTCCGTCGTTCACGTGATTTCATCTCCATATCCGTCAAGTCTATCTTGCCTGTTCCTCGTTCCTCATGTTCAAAAGGTCTTACTTCGATCTTTTTAATAACTgtttgttcttctttcgtgTTCTCTGGTCCTGTGGTTATTGTTTACGATTTCTGAAGCGTCCATTTCATTGTTCTAATGTTATCTTCGattttcatcatcgttGTTTGCGGTTCCTTCTCCGTGGCATATCGCAATTGAATGATACATGACACAAGCCGCCTTACCTTCTCTCGTCATCCTAACTTAGCACGGTGTAAGAACAAATGGGAGGCGCCTAGTCAGCAGCTGGCAACTACGTACTTACAAGGTATTAACTGCTTCTACAATATGGTGTACACATTGTAGTAAGTCTGTATTCTACATGCTCTATGATAGAATTCGCGGTGTCTGACCAGGTCACGAACCCGTAAGCTTTTCGTCTCCGTTCGGGTGCTTCGTCCTGTGTATTGTGTGTACATACTGTTTCACCGTAAGAGCCAATAACATTAACCTTATTCAACGTTCCGTATTTCATTTGCCATACAGCAGCAGTACTTGGTAAGGCTTGTTGCCAAATGATGCATGTTACAACCGCATGGAAAGTAGTCGACAGAACGTGAAGAATAGTCCATGAAGAAAAACAGTGATGCAGTTTGAATCCTCATGCACCTAGCCTTCATTTCTACATCCTGCTGCAGCAGTGCTGCTTTCCTAATCCGATTGTTCGAAGTTGTTTGAATACCACATGTCGGATACAGTACCAAGAAATGAGCGCAAACAACCTGGCTGGGAAGATCATCTATTACATCCGTTACTGTTATTAGATCAACAAGCAAGGCGAACGTGACTGC belongs to Cryptococcus neoformans var. grubii H99 chromosome 7, complete sequence and includes:
- a CDS encoding RAN protein kinase, yielding MSTSANPLHVAGGSPQFIDGGYIELVAVIGTGAYGVVYLAVDSRYPQPVYRAIKCMRRSGLDERQKHFQRREMGLHRLASGHPSIITMDRIFEEGDYIYVVMDYGDEGDLFSMITDKKRYVGDNELIRNVFLQLLDGVTWMHSLGISHRDIKPENIVCSQDGTRVRICDFGLATSEERSSEFGCGSTFYIAPECLGDWFPENKTYPTRSGDIWSLGVILVNLVCGRNPWRIASPSDESFNSYLADPHFLRKILPVSDECLYILTQIFTVHPEERITLPVLRQLVSKVETFSMSVDELRHAHISAQQKIAATQPPVLLSLPKEDDSWSEQEELFAYDDDLETPSLRSDSDSPRYPLCLSPTTSSNGESLPPTPNLIPDECITFAHQPQSPQFWEYVPKATFEYEHNQRSTDVHIKGSSLFTYNSAPTTYAQ